In one Diabrotica virgifera virgifera chromosome 5, PGI_DIABVI_V3a genomic region, the following are encoded:
- the LOC126885553 gene encoding uncharacterized protein LOC126885553: MRKSPTLRPVYILQPEAVTEGGRGHRRYDRGRSFSPPKSNHKHPSPNVTASVTHQQVVATPRHFRYKEGVRKSFSSEQLFVGEREQHHEPYSFSLSSRSSTTSTGSSTKSGTWHKELRSGIPVPITSETKFRLRTNVTTNNVAGPVIARR; the protein is encoded by the exons ATGA GGAAATCGCCGACCCTTCGTCCTGTATACATCCTCCAACCGGAGGCGGTAACCGAAGGAGGCAGAGGCCACCGCCGATACGACCGAGGGAGATCCTTTTCACCTCCTAAATCGAATCACAAGCATCCTTCGCCCAATGTAACAGCATCCGTAACACATCAACAAGTGGTTGCCACCCCTAGGCATTTTAGGTATAAAGAAGGCGTTCGGAAAAGCTTTTCGTCCGAGCAACTGTTTGTTGGGGAGAGAGAGCAACATCACGAACCGTATTCATTTTCCTTATCTAGTAGATCATCAACGACTTCAACGG GTTCTTCCACAAAAAGTGGCACCTGGCATAAAGAATTGAGGTCAGGAATTCCAGTGCCTATTACCTCAGAGACGAAATTCAGACTGCGAACAAACGTTACAACTAATAATGTTGCTGGTCCCGTTATAGCCCGTAGGTGA